The following are encoded together in the Macadamia integrifolia cultivar HAES 741 chromosome 10, SCU_Mint_v3, whole genome shotgun sequence genome:
- the LOC122091858 gene encoding uncharacterized protein LOC122091858 isoform X2, with translation MANIPTPDTDDDFDDIYKEYTGPPVSTATTAQEKAKVNKRSHASSDDEEEQRDPNAVPTDFTSREAKVWEAKSKATERNWKKRKEEEMICKICGESGHFTQGCPTTLGANSKSQDFFERVPAREKHVKALFTESVIKKIEKDIGCKIKMEEKFIIVSGKDRLCLAKGVDAVHKVKNEEGKGKGSSSSQRNRSRSPEANLIGTRMGRSDSQKPFPSHRNTMQLQHKYGRQEKVMEDRIRGDLKDLSRGSPQAYGNDRARSRSSHSKSPGRSTFASDAFNSYDGHTQSMGVRRNDGWDSERRAPDMHPEHKFEYSANPQTLEELELEYKREAMELGRIRDKEEDEENYKHREAIREMRENYMKKLAIIRGMHTKQWEEFLQVDIQRQQRARQHMSASGFGGYNRPNYSDYDRSSGNPPFAGANLPMDSRGGYPYPAENYPTSRTNDAYGELQRQRHEDFGKTYNRY, from the exons ATGGCAAACATTCCGACACCCGACACagatgatgattttgatgacaTTTATAAGGAGTATACTGGTCCACCTGTATCAACTGCCACCACGGCACAGGAGAAAGCAAAAGTAAACAAAAGGTCGCATGCAAGTTCTGATGATGAAGAGGAGCAACGTGATCCAAATGCTGTCCCAACTGATTTTACTAGCCGAGAGGCTAAGGTATGGGAAGCTAAATCAAAGGCTACAGAGAGGAACTGGAAGAAacggaaggaagaagaaatgatcTGCAAAATATGTGGAGAATCAGGTCACTTTACTCAG GGTTGCCCTACCACTCTTGGAGCCAATAGCAAGTCTCAAGATTTCTTTGAGAGGGTGCCTGCTAGAGAAAAACATGTAAAAGCACTTTTCACAGAGAGTGTGATCAAGAAGATTGAAAAGGATATTGGATGCAAAATTAAAATGGAGGAGAAGTTTATCATTGTTAGTGGTAAAGATAGGCTATGCTTGGCAAAAGGTGTGGATGCTGTGCACAAAGTGAAAAATGAAGAGGGTAAGGGAAAGGGTTCTTCTAGTTCTCAGAGAAACAGATCCAGGTCGCCTGAGGCAAACCTTATTGGCACACGGATGGGGCGTTCAGACTCACAGAAGCCTTTTCCTAGTCACCGTAATACAATGCAGTTACAACACAAGTATGGTAGACAGGAAAAGGTTATGGAGGACCGTATTCGTGGAGATCTGAAAGATTTGTCAAGGGGCTCACCACAAG CTTATGGTAATGATAGAGCTAGAAGCCGTTCAAGTCATTCAAAATCTCCAGGACGCTCGACATTTGCCAGTGATGCATTTAACTCATATGATGGTCATACCCAGAGCATGGGGGTCCGCAGAAATGATGGATGGGATTCTGAGAGGCGTGCGCCTGACATGCATCCTGAACATAAGTTTGAATACTCTGCCAATCCTCAGACATTGGAAGAATTAGAATTGGAATATAAGAGGGAGGCAATGGAACTTGGAAGAATTCGtgacaaggaagaagatgaagagaattACAAGCATCGCGAG gcAATCAGGGAAATGCGAGAGAACTACATGAAGAAATTGGCTATCATAAGGGGCATGCATACAAAGCAGTGGGAAGAGTTTCTTCAAGTTGATATCCAAAGGCAGCAAAGAGCACGCCAGCATATGTCTGCTTCGGGTTTTGGTGGTTACAACCGTCCCAATTACTCTGACTATGACCGCTCATCAGGCAATCCTCCTTTTGCAGGGGCTAATTTACCTATGGATTCAAGGGGTGGGTACCCATATCCAGCTGAAAATTATCCTACTTCGAGGACTAATGATGCCTATGGTGAGTTACAGCGGCAAAGACATGAGGATTTTGGGAAGACATACAACCGATACTAA
- the LOC122091213 gene encoding stachyose synthase-like isoform X2: protein MNTPIRFKTWWSTMWFGNSGSHIQMETQWVLLDVPELRSYVLILPLIEDKFRSALHPGVDGHLMICAESGSTQVKASSFNAIAYVHISDNPYDLMKEAYSALRVHLNTFRLLEEKSVPTLVDKFGWCTWDAFYLTVDPVGVCHGLKDFVDGGVSPRFLIIDDGWQSINLDGENPDEDAKNLVLGGTQMTARLYRFDECEKFRRYKGGTMLAPDAPSFDPKKPKMLISKAIAIEHAEKARDKAIQSGVIDLSGFESKIKALKQELDGMFGEQESGNVSGGDCGSCSCKVGEYGMKAFIRDLRTNFKGLDDVYVWQALCGAWGGVRPGATHLNSKVVPVKVSPGLNGTMNDLAVVKIVEGGIGLVHPDQAVDFYDSMHSYLSKVGITGLKVDVIHTLEYVGEEYGGRVELAKAYYKGLTESLVKNFNGTGLISSMQQCNDFFFLGTWQIALGRVGDDFWFQDPNGDPMGVYWLQGVHMIHCAYNSMWMGQIIQPDWDMFQSDHLCAKFHAGSGAICGGPVYVSDSVGSHDFDLIKKLVFPDGTIPKCQHFALPTRDCLFKNPLFDSRTILKIWNLNKFGGVIGAFNCQGAGWDPKEQRIKGYSECYKPMSGSAHVNDVEWDQRKEATEMGGAEEYAVYLNQAEELSLITPKSDAIQLTIQPSSFEIFSFVPIKNLGPITKFAPIGLTNMFNSGGTIQDLEYCESSVEISVKIKVKGGGKFLVYSSGSPQKCCLNGIEVSFEWSADGKLNLDLPWTEECGGISDVCILY, encoded by the exons ATGAATACACCGATAAG ATTCAAGACCTGGTGGTCTACCATGTGGTTTGGGAATAGTGGATCACATATACAAATGGAGACCCAGTGGGTGCTCTTGGATGTCCCTGAACTAAGGTCCTATGTCCTGATCTTGCCCTTAATTGAAGACAAGTTCAGGTCTGCTCTTCATCCAGGTGTCGATGGGCATCTCATGATCTGTGCTGAGAGTGGTTCTACTCAAGTGAAAGCTTCATCTTTCAATGCAATTGCTTATGTTCACATATCTGACAACCCATATGATTTAATGAAAGAGGCCTATAGTGCTCTTAGGGTCCATCTCAATACTTTTCGGTTGTTGGAAGAGAAGTCAGTCCCAACTTTAGTAGACAAGTTTGGTTGGTGCACTTGGGATGCCTTCTATTTGACTGTAGATCCCGTCGGCGTGTGTCATGGGCTGAAGGACTTTGTGGATGGAGGCGTCTCGCCAAGATTTCTCATAATCGATGACGGCTGGCAGAGTATCAACTTGGATGGGGAGAACCCAGATGAGGATGCTAAGAATCTTGTGCTGGGGGGTACCCAGATGACTGCCAGGCTTTACAGGTTTGATGAGTGTGAAAAATTCAGGAGGTATAAGGGTGGTACCATGCTGGCCCCTGACGCCCCATCATTTGATCCCAAAAAACCAAAGATGCTGATTTCCAAGGCAATTGCGATTGAGCATGCAGAGAAGGCCCGAGATAAGGCGATTCAGTCTGGGGTCATTGACTTGTCGGGGTtcgaatcaaagatcaaagcaTTGAAGCAGGAGTTAGATGGGATGTTTGGTGAACAAGAGAGTGGTAATGTTTCAGGTGGAGACTGTGGGAGCTGTTCCTGTAAAGTAGGAGAATATGGGATGAAGGCTTTCATTAGGGACTTAAGAACAAATTTTAAAGGGCTTGATGATGTGTATGTGTGGCAAGCTCTCTGTGGTGCTTGGGGAGGTGTAAGGCCTGGAGCAACCCATCTCAATTCAAAGGTAGTCCCTGTGAAGGTCTCTCCTGGACTCAATGGGACAATGAACGATCTTGCTGTGGTGAAGATCGTTGAAGGTGGTATTGGGCTTGTTCATCCTGACCAAGCAgttgatttttatgattcaATGCATTCTTATCTCTCCAAAGTTGGAATTACCGGActcaaggtcgatgttattcat ACACTGGAGTATGTAGGTGAGGAATATGGAGGGCGGGTGGAACTTGCAAAGGCTTATTATAAAGGGCTAACAGAATCCCTTGTGAAGAACTTCAATGGCACAGGCTTGATTTCAAGCATGCAGCAGTGCaatgatttcttctttcttggtaCTTGGCAGATAGCACTAGGAAGAGTTG GTGATGACTTCTGGTTTCAAGATCCCAATGGAGATCCAATGGGTGTTTACTGGTTGCAAGGAGTTCATATGATCCACTGTGCTTACAACAGCATGTGGATGGGTCAGATCATACAACCTGATTGGGATATGTTTCAGTCTGACCACCTATGTGCCAAGTTTCATGCTGGTTCTGGGGCCATATGTGGGGGACCTGTTTATGTGAGTGACTCTGTGGGTAGCCATGATTTTGATCTGATAAAGAAACTTGTGTTTCCTGATGGAACCATCCCCAAGTGCCAGCATTTTGCCCTCCCTACAAGAGACTGCCTCTTCAAGAATCCTCTGTTTGATAGCAGGACCATTCTCAAGATTTGGAATCTAAACAAG TTTGGAGGCGTGATTGGAGCATTCAACTGTCAAGGAGCCGGTTGGGACCCGAAGGAGCAAAGGATTAAGGGATACTCAGAGTGTTACAAGCCAATGTCTGGGTCGGCACATGTTAACGATGTTGAATGGGACCAAAGGAAAGAAGCGACCGAGATGGGTGGAGCTGAAGAGTATGCTGTTTACCTCAACCAGGCTGAGGAACTAAGCTTAATTACCCCTAAATCAGATGCCATCCAACTGACCATCCAaccatcatcatttgagattTTCAGCTTTGTTCCAATCAAGAATCTTGGCCCCATTACTAAATTCGCTCCAATTGGATTAACAAACATGTTTAACAGTGGAGGGACCATACAAGACTTGGAGTACTGTGAATCATCTGTGGAGATTAGTGTGAAGATTAAGGTTAAGGGTGGAGGGAAGTTCTTGGTTTACTCAAGTGGTTCCCCTCAGAAATGCTGCTTGAATGGTATTGAAGTTAGTTTTGAATGGTCTGCTGATGGTAAGCTGAACCTGGACCTTCcttggacagaggaatgtggaGGCATATCCGATGTCTGTATTCTCTATTGA
- the LOC122091858 gene encoding uncharacterized protein LOC122091858 isoform X1, which produces MANIPTPDTDDDFDDIYKEYTGPPVSTATTAQEKAKVNKRSHASSDDEEEQRDPNAVPTDFTSREAKVWEAKSKATERNWKKRKEEEMICKICGESGHFTQGCPTTLGANSKSQDFFERVPAREKHVKALFTESVIKKIEKDIGCKIKMEEKFIIVSGKDRLCLAKGVDAVHKVKNEEGKGKGSSSSQRNRSRSPEANLIGTRMGRSDSQKPFPSHRNTMQLQHKYGRQEKVMEDRIRGDLKDLSRGSPQARAYGNDRARSRSSHSKSPGRSTFASDAFNSYDGHTQSMGVRRNDGWDSERRAPDMHPEHKFEYSANPQTLEELELEYKREAMELGRIRDKEEDEENYKHREAIREMRENYMKKLAIIRGMHTKQWEEFLQVDIQRQQRARQHMSASGFGGYNRPNYSDYDRSSGNPPFAGANLPMDSRGGYPYPAENYPTSRTNDAYGELQRQRHEDFGKTYNRY; this is translated from the exons ATGGCAAACATTCCGACACCCGACACagatgatgattttgatgacaTTTATAAGGAGTATACTGGTCCACCTGTATCAACTGCCACCACGGCACAGGAGAAAGCAAAAGTAAACAAAAGGTCGCATGCAAGTTCTGATGATGAAGAGGAGCAACGTGATCCAAATGCTGTCCCAACTGATTTTACTAGCCGAGAGGCTAAGGTATGGGAAGCTAAATCAAAGGCTACAGAGAGGAACTGGAAGAAacggaaggaagaagaaatgatcTGCAAAATATGTGGAGAATCAGGTCACTTTACTCAG GGTTGCCCTACCACTCTTGGAGCCAATAGCAAGTCTCAAGATTTCTTTGAGAGGGTGCCTGCTAGAGAAAAACATGTAAAAGCACTTTTCACAGAGAGTGTGATCAAGAAGATTGAAAAGGATATTGGATGCAAAATTAAAATGGAGGAGAAGTTTATCATTGTTAGTGGTAAAGATAGGCTATGCTTGGCAAAAGGTGTGGATGCTGTGCACAAAGTGAAAAATGAAGAGGGTAAGGGAAAGGGTTCTTCTAGTTCTCAGAGAAACAGATCCAGGTCGCCTGAGGCAAACCTTATTGGCACACGGATGGGGCGTTCAGACTCACAGAAGCCTTTTCCTAGTCACCGTAATACAATGCAGTTACAACACAAGTATGGTAGACAGGAAAAGGTTATGGAGGACCGTATTCGTGGAGATCTGAAAGATTTGTCAAGGGGCTCACCACAAG CAAGAG CTTATGGTAATGATAGAGCTAGAAGCCGTTCAAGTCATTCAAAATCTCCAGGACGCTCGACATTTGCCAGTGATGCATTTAACTCATATGATGGTCATACCCAGAGCATGGGGGTCCGCAGAAATGATGGATGGGATTCTGAGAGGCGTGCGCCTGACATGCATCCTGAACATAAGTTTGAATACTCTGCCAATCCTCAGACATTGGAAGAATTAGAATTGGAATATAAGAGGGAGGCAATGGAACTTGGAAGAATTCGtgacaaggaagaagatgaagagaattACAAGCATCGCGAG gcAATCAGGGAAATGCGAGAGAACTACATGAAGAAATTGGCTATCATAAGGGGCATGCATACAAAGCAGTGGGAAGAGTTTCTTCAAGTTGATATCCAAAGGCAGCAAAGAGCACGCCAGCATATGTCTGCTTCGGGTTTTGGTGGTTACAACCGTCCCAATTACTCTGACTATGACCGCTCATCAGGCAATCCTCCTTTTGCAGGGGCTAATTTACCTATGGATTCAAGGGGTGGGTACCCATATCCAGCTGAAAATTATCCTACTTCGAGGACTAATGATGCCTATGGTGAGTTACAGCGGCAAAGACATGAGGATTTTGGGAAGACATACAACCGATACTAA
- the LOC122091213 gene encoding stachyose synthase-like isoform X1 — translation MEPPNETFNSVLGHIQTDNMKCFELLGGKLSVKGVSVLSEVPSNVSFSSFSSLCQSSDAPHTLFQNVQSISYKGGFLGFSKEEPSDRLMNSLGRFTDRNFLSIFRFKTWWSTMWFGNSGSHIQMETQWVLLDVPELRSYVLILPLIEDKFRSALHPGVDGHLMICAESGSTQVKASSFNAIAYVHISDNPYDLMKEAYSALRVHLNTFRLLEEKSVPTLVDKFGWCTWDAFYLTVDPVGVCHGLKDFVDGGVSPRFLIIDDGWQSINLDGENPDEDAKNLVLGGTQMTARLYRFDECEKFRRYKGGTMLAPDAPSFDPKKPKMLISKAIAIEHAEKARDKAIQSGVIDLSGFESKIKALKQELDGMFGEQESGNVSGGDCGSCSCKVGEYGMKAFIRDLRTNFKGLDDVYVWQALCGAWGGVRPGATHLNSKVVPVKVSPGLNGTMNDLAVVKIVEGGIGLVHPDQAVDFYDSMHSYLSKVGITGLKVDVIHTLEYVGEEYGGRVELAKAYYKGLTESLVKNFNGTGLISSMQQCNDFFFLGTWQIALGRVGDDFWFQDPNGDPMGVYWLQGVHMIHCAYNSMWMGQIIQPDWDMFQSDHLCAKFHAGSGAICGGPVYVSDSVGSHDFDLIKKLVFPDGTIPKCQHFALPTRDCLFKNPLFDSRTILKIWNLNKFGGVIGAFNCQGAGWDPKEQRIKGYSECYKPMSGSAHVNDVEWDQRKEATEMGGAEEYAVYLNQAEELSLITPKSDAIQLTIQPSSFEIFSFVPIKNLGPITKFAPIGLTNMFNSGGTIQDLEYCESSVEISVKIKVKGGGKFLVYSSGSPQKCCLNGIEVSFEWSADGKLNLDLPWTEECGGISDVCILY, via the exons ATGGAGCCTCCAAATGAAACTTTCAATTCagttctgggtcacatccaaacTGATAATATGAAATGTTTCGAGTTATTGGGTGGGAAGCTCAGTGTTAAAGGAGTTTCGGTGCTCTCTGAAGTTCCCAGTAATGTCTCCTTTAGTAGTTTCTCTTCTCTGTGTCAGTCTTCTGACGCACCACATACCCTGTTCCAGAATGTTCAGTCCATATCATACAAGGGTGGATTCCTTGGTTTCAGCAAAGAGGAACCATCTGATAGGTTGATGAACTCCTTGGGTAGGTTCACTGATAGGAATTTCTTGAGCATTTTCAGATTCAAGACCTGGTGGTCTACCATGTGGTTTGGGAATAGTGGATCACATATACAAATGGAGACCCAGTGGGTGCTCTTGGATGTCCCTGAACTAAGGTCCTATGTCCTGATCTTGCCCTTAATTGAAGACAAGTTCAGGTCTGCTCTTCATCCAGGTGTCGATGGGCATCTCATGATCTGTGCTGAGAGTGGTTCTACTCAAGTGAAAGCTTCATCTTTCAATGCAATTGCTTATGTTCACATATCTGACAACCCATATGATTTAATGAAAGAGGCCTATAGTGCTCTTAGGGTCCATCTCAATACTTTTCGGTTGTTGGAAGAGAAGTCAGTCCCAACTTTAGTAGACAAGTTTGGTTGGTGCACTTGGGATGCCTTCTATTTGACTGTAGATCCCGTCGGCGTGTGTCATGGGCTGAAGGACTTTGTGGATGGAGGCGTCTCGCCAAGATTTCTCATAATCGATGACGGCTGGCAGAGTATCAACTTGGATGGGGAGAACCCAGATGAGGATGCTAAGAATCTTGTGCTGGGGGGTACCCAGATGACTGCCAGGCTTTACAGGTTTGATGAGTGTGAAAAATTCAGGAGGTATAAGGGTGGTACCATGCTGGCCCCTGACGCCCCATCATTTGATCCCAAAAAACCAAAGATGCTGATTTCCAAGGCAATTGCGATTGAGCATGCAGAGAAGGCCCGAGATAAGGCGATTCAGTCTGGGGTCATTGACTTGTCGGGGTtcgaatcaaagatcaaagcaTTGAAGCAGGAGTTAGATGGGATGTTTGGTGAACAAGAGAGTGGTAATGTTTCAGGTGGAGACTGTGGGAGCTGTTCCTGTAAAGTAGGAGAATATGGGATGAAGGCTTTCATTAGGGACTTAAGAACAAATTTTAAAGGGCTTGATGATGTGTATGTGTGGCAAGCTCTCTGTGGTGCTTGGGGAGGTGTAAGGCCTGGAGCAACCCATCTCAATTCAAAGGTAGTCCCTGTGAAGGTCTCTCCTGGACTCAATGGGACAATGAACGATCTTGCTGTGGTGAAGATCGTTGAAGGTGGTATTGGGCTTGTTCATCCTGACCAAGCAgttgatttttatgattcaATGCATTCTTATCTCTCCAAAGTTGGAATTACCGGActcaaggtcgatgttattcat ACACTGGAGTATGTAGGTGAGGAATATGGAGGGCGGGTGGAACTTGCAAAGGCTTATTATAAAGGGCTAACAGAATCCCTTGTGAAGAACTTCAATGGCACAGGCTTGATTTCAAGCATGCAGCAGTGCaatgatttcttctttcttggtaCTTGGCAGATAGCACTAGGAAGAGTTG GTGATGACTTCTGGTTTCAAGATCCCAATGGAGATCCAATGGGTGTTTACTGGTTGCAAGGAGTTCATATGATCCACTGTGCTTACAACAGCATGTGGATGGGTCAGATCATACAACCTGATTGGGATATGTTTCAGTCTGACCACCTATGTGCCAAGTTTCATGCTGGTTCTGGGGCCATATGTGGGGGACCTGTTTATGTGAGTGACTCTGTGGGTAGCCATGATTTTGATCTGATAAAGAAACTTGTGTTTCCTGATGGAACCATCCCCAAGTGCCAGCATTTTGCCCTCCCTACAAGAGACTGCCTCTTCAAGAATCCTCTGTTTGATAGCAGGACCATTCTCAAGATTTGGAATCTAAACAAG TTTGGAGGCGTGATTGGAGCATTCAACTGTCAAGGAGCCGGTTGGGACCCGAAGGAGCAAAGGATTAAGGGATACTCAGAGTGTTACAAGCCAATGTCTGGGTCGGCACATGTTAACGATGTTGAATGGGACCAAAGGAAAGAAGCGACCGAGATGGGTGGAGCTGAAGAGTATGCTGTTTACCTCAACCAGGCTGAGGAACTAAGCTTAATTACCCCTAAATCAGATGCCATCCAACTGACCATCCAaccatcatcatttgagattTTCAGCTTTGTTCCAATCAAGAATCTTGGCCCCATTACTAAATTCGCTCCAATTGGATTAACAAACATGTTTAACAGTGGAGGGACCATACAAGACTTGGAGTACTGTGAATCATCTGTGGAGATTAGTGTGAAGATTAAGGTTAAGGGTGGAGGGAAGTTCTTGGTTTACTCAAGTGGTTCCCCTCAGAAATGCTGCTTGAATGGTATTGAAGTTAGTTTTGAATGGTCTGCTGATGGTAAGCTGAACCTGGACCTTCcttggacagaggaatgtggaGGCATATCCGATGTCTGTATTCTCTATTGA
- the LOC122092380 gene encoding polygalacturonase-like produces the protein MVLKNCLDHLLRPLVIFFFFFFIFFHHLSFTANAEKIINIESLGAKGDGTTDSSPAMLQAWEGACKNSTEPTTIIVPSKKYFLSSAKLDGPCTNKFTITFQMEGSTLIAPDYTKMSDSKGLPLDYWVIFQTVQGVSLIGGALEAQGKTLWDCKGGAASAQCPPGATSLAFFGSKDVKIQNLTSNDAKLYHIVIHSSLNVTVEGGRIEAPGDSPNTDGIHVQNSTQVRVDGTTIMTGDDCISIGPATRDLHIEGVNCGPGHGISIGSLGKDAIEEGVEGVVVMNSTFTGSTNGVRIKSWARPSTAFVRGVIFQKIIMNNVINPIIIDQNYCPHNIGCPPQTLGNRTEISNVTYTDITGTSASEVAVNFNCSVTPPCKDIKLQDINLNYIGGNITERFCLNAYGSVLGGGIIKPPSCLKTLPPSILRGGIIKPPTFLMDLPLLFGDL, from the exons ATGGTGCTGAAAAACTGTCTTGATCATCTTCTTCGTCCCcttgtcatcttcttctttttcttctttatattcTTTCATCACCTTTCGTTTACTGCTAATGCTGAAAAGATAATCAACATTGAGTCTTTGGGTGCTAAAGGTGATGGGACAACAGATTCGAGTCCGGCAATGTTACAAGCATGGGAGGGTGCTTGCAAGAACTCCACGGAGCCAACTACGATAATAGTACCGAGCAAGAAGTATTTCCTAAGCTCAGCTAAGTTAGATGGACCATGTACCAACAAGTTTACAATTACCTTCCAAATGGAAGGCAGTACCCTTATTGCTCCCGACTACACAAAGATGAGTGACTCGAAGGGTCTTCCATTAGACTACTGGGTAATATTTCAGACTGTTCAAGGGGTGTCTCTTATTGGAGGAGCTCTTGAAGCTCAAGGCAAAACCTTGTGGGATTGCAAAGGAGGAGCTGCTTCTGCCCAATGTCCTCCCGGTGCAACA TCACTTGCCTTTTTCGGTTCAAAAGATGTAAAAATCCAGAATTTGACATCTAATGATGCGAAGCTGTACCATATTGTGATCCACTCAAGCTTGAATGTAACAGTGGAAGGAGGAAGGATTGAAGCCCCTGGAGACAGTCCAAATACAGATGGGATACATGTCCAGAATTCAACTCAAGTACGTGTAGATGGCACCACTATCATGACTGGTGATGATTGCATCTCCATCGGACCAGCCACTCGTGACTTGCATATTGAGGGAGTCAATTGTGGACCTGGACATGGTATAAG CATTGGGAGTTTAGGGAAAGACGCAATAGAAGAAGGAGTGGAAGGAGTGGTGGTGATGAACTCGACATTCACTGGGAGTACAAACGGAGTTAGGATAAAGTCATGGGCAAGGCCAAGCACTGCGTTCGTGAGAGGAGTGATTTTTCAGAAGATTATAATGAATAACGTCATAAACCCCATCATCATCGATCAAAATTACTGCCCACACAATATAGGCTGCCCTCCACAG ACCCTTGGGAATCGTACAGAGATAAGTAACGTTACCTACACGGACATCACGGGAACATCGGCCAGTGAAGTGGCTGTGAATTTCAATTGCAGTGTTACCCCTCCATGTAAAGATATCAAATTGCAAGACATAAATCTCAATTACATAGGCGGGAACATCACAGAACGCTTCTGCCTCAATGCATATGGAAGCGTTCTTGGTGGTGGGATCATCAAGCCACCTAGCTGCCTTAAAACTCTCCCACCTAGCATTCTTCGGGGTGGGATCATCAAGCCACCTACCTTCCTTATGGATCTCCCATTATTATTTGGTGATTTGTAA
- the LOC122092381 gene encoding uncharacterized protein LOC122092381, which yields MNEDNITIFERNESDTHRDHQTFIVNVFGIRVFTTVTRNGWVVRKWIYKIRYYHRFRRDRLVVGLGVQWRPPMSNQVATLQLCVGRQCLIFQIYHAKSIPRILKRFLSDDSTTFVGVRNYDDSDLLERDHKLSVDRILELGSVTDDLSGASMEKMASKNLGFHGIKKPR from the coding sequence ATGAACGAAGACAACATCACCATCTTCGAACGCAACGAAAGTGATACCCATCGCGATCATCAAACCTTCATTGTTAACGTATTTGGCATCAGGGTCTTCACAACCGTCACTCGCAATGGCTGGGTTGTGAGGAAATGGATCTACAAAATCCGTTACTATCATCGTTTCAGAAGGGATCGGCTTGTGGTAGGTCTCGGTGTTCAATGGCGTCCACCAATGTCTAATCAAGTTGCAACTCTGCAGTTATGCGTTGGTCGCCAGTGTCTTATCTTCCAAATCTATCACGCAAAATCCATCCCTCGAATACTGAAGAGGTTCCTCTCCGATGATTCTACCACTTTTGTTGGGGTCAGGAATTATGATGATTCTGATCTGCTGGAAAGGGATCACAAACTGTCTGTGGATCGTATCTTGGAACTTGGGTCGGTTACAGACGACCTCAGCGGTGCTTCCATGGAGAAGATGGCGAGCAAAAACCTTGGTTTTCACGGAATCAAGAAGCCTAGGTGA
- the LOC122090583 gene encoding uncharacterized protein LOC122090583: protein MSQDNITIFEHDNGVTHFHHRTFTVNIFGNKVYTTVTRRASVVRKWIYKIRYDHRFRRDRLVVGLGVQWRPPMSNKVATPQLCVGRQCLIFQIIHSNSIPLVLMRFLANDFITFVGVRNQIDSYLLRRDYNLAVDRVLELGSVADFLRGASMETMASEILDFHGIKKPRWIGRSDWDNWWLSKDQVQYACVDAHLSLEIGKKLNVWSILF from the coding sequence ATGAGCCAAGACAACATCACCATCTTCGAACACGACAATGGTGTTACCCATTTCCATCATCGAACCTTCACTGTTAACATATTTGGCAACAAGGTCTACACCACCGTAACTCGCCGAGCCTCTGTTGTGAGAAAGTGGATCTACAAAATCCGATACGATCATCGCTTCAGAAGGGATCGGCTTGTGGTAGGTCTCGGTGTTCAATGGCGTCCACCAATGTCTAATAAAGTTGCAACTCCGCAGTTATGCGTTGGTCGCCAGTGTCTCATCTTCCAAATCATACACTCAAATTCCATCCCTCTAGTATTGATGAGGTTCCTCGCAAATGATTTTATCACTTTTGTTGGGGTCAGGAATCAGATTGATTCTTATCTTCTGAGGAGGGATTACAACCTGGCTGTGGATCGTGTCTTGGAACTTGGGTCGGTGGCCGACTTCCTCAGGGGTGCTTCGATGGAGACGATGGCGAGCGAAATCCTTGATTTTCATGGAATTAAGAAACCTAGGTGGATTGGAAGGAGCGATTGGGATAATTGGTGGCTTTCAAAGGATCAGGTCCAGTATGCTTGTGTTGATGCTCATCTTTCCCTTGAGATTGGAAAGAAACTGAATGTATGGTCCATACTATTCTAA